In the genome of Carya illinoinensis cultivar Pawnee chromosome 13, C.illinoinensisPawnee_v1, whole genome shotgun sequence, the window acattttttctattttttcaaatcccaaaacaataataatattaaaatataatattttaatatttaaccttaaaactcaaaattctcatctgagaaaTCTCAGTAGCCAAGCAGAAGCAATTTTGACTGAGTTTTCCAACTCACATTGGtaagttagattttttttttccaaaataaataaacttacatgtttatatttaatataaaacattagatttattttatattaatttttttttatgatttaacAAATCATATTAAACTGCGTCTAATATGCATAAACCTTCctagataaaaattttacaaagaatttcttaaatttttattacgGATCCATTGCCCACCTCTATGTCACTACTAAGGTAATGGGTCAACGAGACTAGTCCGTGAGTGATAGAATTTCGTGTAGAGAAAGCATTTTGATAAGAATGCAAAATGTCATATTTTTCTCCTTTAATGTCTAGTCTTTTATACTTATTTGGTACCTAAATGtactcattatttttatattctgattTAGGATGCAAATGGAGTTGTTAAATACAAAATGAAGCTAATGGGGTGATTCTTGACAGTTTCGACATTGCTTCGTAATCTGAGCATAAATCTCTCATCCAAACTCTAATTGAAATGAATCAAAATGATATGCAACGCCAAGAGAAATTTCTACAACTTTtatgttttgagttttgagaaataatCGATAAATAAAGGTAAAAATTGGGCTTGAAATTGAGGCATCTGCACTACTAAAGTTCGAGAACGTTCCATATCATGAAATTCAAATACGTGATTTATCTATAGACGTTTTGAGATCTGGTGCATGAAAATTCAAGCTGAAAACATCACTTTCCTAATTATATTAggactctattttatttttaatatttttcattaattagtCAGATTTGGATATTGTTAGTGGAAGATAatattgagaatatttttaatagATTGGGTAGGCTTCAAAAAAACTGATTTGATCAGGCTAAGTGGGGGAAAAATATCAGAAGACATCCAGAAATTTCTCCCTCCCCCTCTTCTCCAACTTTTCATTTGAGTTTTCATCATGGCCTTGtgtggctaaattttcataattgGTCGAAAGAAACAGAAACCTcgaaattaataaaactgtgAGATCTAATTCGTTTTTAGTGTCTAATTTATGCTTTGAGGATCAGATGTTCTTTTATGCCTATTTTCATGATTGTCTCGTTTAATTACTAGGAGGCCTAATAGTTTATTATTCTTTGCAATCTACTGCTAGATTAGATATCAAATCCGTAATTGTTTGATCTTTCTAATTTATGAAGCAACTAAGATTTAATGATTTGTTGCAtaagaaattattagatcttaAGAAGAATTCTTGACTAAATTAAATGCAGCCGCTTGTGCTTATATTGTTTAGCTTCATTGATCTCTCTAATTCTTGAGATTGCTACTAGATTAAACCTTTAACGCTTATTTTGGATTGTTTAGTAGTTAAGGTTAATTAGATCactttttttctaattaattggGACTAAGGAGAGATAGGAAAATAATTCCAACGATGAATATTCAAAGtatgaattaatatatacttGCATCGATGATCAGTTGTAAAATTTTGATGGTGGATGTTGACTTAGACCAAGATTTGTTCTTTTGATTGATTtcgataatttaatttgaattttttcttagttgttCTTCTTGAAATTGTTCTCGTTAAACTCCAACCCCACATCCTTGTTCACTTAACATAAAACTAGGCTAGACACTCTCTGTGGGAATGATCCTTACTTGTACTACTACATGTATTTTTAGGAATAtaggttttatttttggttgcCTGTGACAACacatcaaattttggcgccttTGCCGGggagtgattctagtttatttttgtggttcttgtgatccttatttcattcttgaaatttttgaaaaaaaaagctagttttcaatagatatttttatttattttcattactcTAGActtttcctaatttttttttcatggtttaTTAGAGTTCCCTTGATTGTTTATGATTGTAACTCGATCTTCTAATCAAGGTAATTTTTAGTGCGATCCAGAAATATAGAAAACTTTGCGCAGGTTAAGGAGGGAAGCTCAAAGAAATTCTTAAGAGAACGATCTGGTTCTTGATTCCCTATTTGCTAGCGATTCTGATTTAGAAGAGAAGGAAGTCATGGCTGGAAATTGAACTTTGAAAGAGTTTGCTGCCCCTGATTTAAATCAACAAACTTTATGCATAGCGTTCCCTATTTTAGATGCTATTATTACTTTTGAATTAAAATCTGGACTAATACATCTCTTGCCCACTTTTCATGGCCTTGCAGGTGAAGATCCTCACAAGCATTTAAAGGAACTTCATGTGGTGTGTACGAGTATGAAACCCATAGGGGTGACTGAAGAGCAAATTAAATTAAGagcctttttgttttctttgaagGATTTGGCTAAGAATTGGCTCTATTATATACCCTCTGAGAGTATTACCACATGGAACGAGATGAAAAGGTTGTTTTTGGAGAAATATTTTCCAGCTTCAAGGGCGGCCAacatttgaaaagaaatttgtggTGTAAGGCAGCACAACGGAGAGCCCTTACATGAATACTGGGAAAGTGTCAAGAAATCATGTGCAAGCTGCCCCCACTCTCAAATTAGTGAGCAATTACTTATCCAGTATTTCTATGAGGGCCTTCTACCCACTGATAGGAGCATGATTGATGCTGCTAGTGGATGAGCTTTGGTGGATAAAACTCCCGAGGCTGCAAGAAACTTGATTGCAAATATGCCAACCAATTCTCAACAATTTAGCATGAGGCTTGACCTTCCATCTAGGCATGATAATGAGGTAAATATTTCCTCCCTTGAACAACAAATTGCAAGTCTAACTTCTCTTTTTCGTCAAATGGCTATAGGTAATATGCAAACAGCGAAAACTTGTGGGATTTGTTCGGTAGTAGGGCATCCAACCAATATATGCCCAACTCTTCAAGAGGAGCCCATTGAGCAAGTGAATGCAGCGGGTGGTTTTCTTGGACAACTGCAAAGGAAGTATGATCCCTATTTGAGCATGTATAACCCAAGATGGAGGGATCACCCCAATCTTAGCTATGAGAATTCACAAGTAAATTAGCTTGCGAATCAAAACTGCCCAAGTTACCAACAATATAAACAGCCATACCCCCCTAGACAACAACTGAGCCAAACTTCTAATTTTGGTATGTATCTAGAAGATATTGTTAAGTCTCTTACCACTAATACTTTGCAATTTCAATAGGAGACGAGGACCAATATTCAAAGTCTAGAAAATCAGATCGGCCATATGACAATTGCAATTACTCAACTAGAGGCACAAAGTTCGAGAAAATTACCCTCTCAAACAGTAGTAAATCCAAGAGAAAATGCAAGTGCAATCGTTTTGAGAAGTGGTAAAGAGGTTGAGATTCTAGTAAATGAAGCACTTGCATCGTTGaagcaagaaaaggaaaaaaccgTTGTTGTAGACAGGAACATTCCCAATGACGATGATGTACCTAAGCATAAGTTTATTATAAACCAGTACCTCCTTTTCCTCAGGCTTTAGTAGAAATTAGAAGAGATgagcaaaataaatatttatacgaGACTTTTCGTAGATAAGAGGTAAATATTCCACTTTTagatgttattaaacaagtacCTTGTtatgctaaattttttaaagaactgTGTACAATCAAGAGGAAACAAAAACTTAGAGGATGTGAGAAGGTGAGAGTAGGAGATAATGTTTCTGCAGTTATTCAAAGAAAACTCCATGCGAAGTGCAAAGATCCAGATATGTTTACTATCCCTTGTACGATAGGTAACACTAGATTTGAGAAGGCCATGATAGCTTTAGGAGCTTCTATCAATGTCATGCCATATTCTATACATACTTCTTTAAAACTTGGACCTTTGA includes:
- the LOC122291116 gene encoding uncharacterized protein LOC122291116, with protein sequence MAIGNMQTAKTCGICSVVGHPTNICPTLQEEPIEQVNAAGGFLGQLQRKYDPYLSMYNPRWRDHPNLSYENSQETRTNIQSLENQIGHMTIAITQLEAQSSRKLPSQTVVNPRENASAIVLRSGKEVEILVNEALASLKQEKEKTVVVDRNIPNDDDRKQKLRGCEKVRVGDNVSAVIQRKLHAKCKDPDMFTIPCTIGNTRFEKAMIALGASINVMPYSIHTSLKLGPLNKTRVVIQLADRSNAYPKSVVEDVLLQVNDLVFLTNFYVLDIKIGDQTAPILLGRHFLKISKTNIDVHSGTLTMEFDGEIVKFNIYDTMKYPGDNNLIYSFDVIDFLAYEVFDLNGKDGLEVTISKYLEKENEELALSTNLSVE